In one window of Scylla paramamosain isolate STU-SP2022 chromosome 36, ASM3559412v1, whole genome shotgun sequence DNA:
- the LOC135090869 gene encoding PRADC1-like protein isoform X3 yields the protein MVKLVSNSVWNEATIYDFIEDDIFFEILYPKELGYTYRLRQAKNFGTPFERIFKGIRLVLADPLECCSLPYNAPELQGAVALVSRGGCSFVSKAVKAEQAGALAVIVMDNDKDNDEMYVEMVEDNTNRKPNIPAGFLLGRSGYMIARTLRDEHEEAAIINIPVNMTSVPFHKLNQPPWILW from the exons atggttaaACTCG TTTCCAATTCCGTGTGGAATGAGGCAACTATATACGACTTCATAGAGGATGACATTTTCTTTGAGATCCTGTATCCCAAGGAGCTGGGCTACACCTATCGCCTTAGACAAGCTAAGAACTTTGGCACCCCATTT GAGCGCATCTTCAAGGGGATCCGACTGGTGTTAGCTGACCCCCTGGAGTGTTGCTCCCTGCCCTACAATGCTCCAGAACTCCAGGGAGCGGTGGCCTTGGTGTCCAGGGG GGGTTGCTCCTTTGTCAGCAAGGCGGTGAAGGCAGAGCAGGCAGGCGCGCTGGCTGTGATAGTGATGGACAACGACAAGGACAATGATGAGATGTAcgtggagatggtggaggacAACACCAACAGAAAACCAAACATACCTGCTGGTTTTCTCTTGGGCAGGAGTGG GTACATGATTGCCAGGACCCTGAGGGATGAACATGAGGAGGCTGCAATAATCAACATTCCAGTTAACATGACGTCCGTTCCGTTCCATAAACTTAATCAGCCACCCTGGATACTGTGGTGA
- the LOC135090869 gene encoding PRADC1-like protein isoform X1, whose protein sequence is MLWKAVNLLLLALLFLLLPLRDCVRQELFSNSVWNEATIYDFIEDDIFFEILYPKELGYTYRLRQAKNFGTPFERIFKGIRLVLADPLECCSLPYNAPELQGAVALVSRGGCSFVSKAVKAEQAGALAVIVMDNDKDNDEMYVEMVEDNTNRKPNIPAGFLLGRSGYMIARTLRDEHEEAAIINIPVNMTSVPFHKLNQPPWILW, encoded by the exons ATGCTGTGGAAAGCTGTTAATCTTCTCCTGCTTgcccttctgttcctcctccttcccctgcgTGACTGTGTGAGGCAGGAGTTAT TTTCCAATTCCGTGTGGAATGAGGCAACTATATACGACTTCATAGAGGATGACATTTTCTTTGAGATCCTGTATCCCAAGGAGCTGGGCTACACCTATCGCCTTAGACAAGCTAAGAACTTTGGCACCCCATTT GAGCGCATCTTCAAGGGGATCCGACTGGTGTTAGCTGACCCCCTGGAGTGTTGCTCCCTGCCCTACAATGCTCCAGAACTCCAGGGAGCGGTGGCCTTGGTGTCCAGGGG GGGTTGCTCCTTTGTCAGCAAGGCGGTGAAGGCAGAGCAGGCAGGCGCGCTGGCTGTGATAGTGATGGACAACGACAAGGACAATGATGAGATGTAcgtggagatggtggaggacAACACCAACAGAAAACCAAACATACCTGCTGGTTTTCTCTTGGGCAGGAGTGG GTACATGATTGCCAGGACCCTGAGGGATGAACATGAGGAGGCTGCAATAATCAACATTCCAGTTAACATGACGTCCGTTCCGTTCCATAAACTTAATCAGCCACCCTGGATACTGTGGTGA
- the LOC135090869 gene encoding PRADC1-like protein isoform X2 codes for MVVVGRLRYLYGGGIYGDRVSNSVWNEATIYDFIEDDIFFEILYPKELGYTYRLRQAKNFGTPFERIFKGIRLVLADPLECCSLPYNAPELQGAVALVSRGGCSFVSKAVKAEQAGALAVIVMDNDKDNDEMYVEMVEDNTNRKPNIPAGFLLGRSGYMIARTLRDEHEEAAIINIPVNMTSVPFHKLNQPPWILW; via the exons atggtggtggtaggtaggCTTAGGTATTTGTATGGTGGTGGAATATATGGTGATCGTG TTTCCAATTCCGTGTGGAATGAGGCAACTATATACGACTTCATAGAGGATGACATTTTCTTTGAGATCCTGTATCCCAAGGAGCTGGGCTACACCTATCGCCTTAGACAAGCTAAGAACTTTGGCACCCCATTT GAGCGCATCTTCAAGGGGATCCGACTGGTGTTAGCTGACCCCCTGGAGTGTTGCTCCCTGCCCTACAATGCTCCAGAACTCCAGGGAGCGGTGGCCTTGGTGTCCAGGGG GGGTTGCTCCTTTGTCAGCAAGGCGGTGAAGGCAGAGCAGGCAGGCGCGCTGGCTGTGATAGTGATGGACAACGACAAGGACAATGATGAGATGTAcgtggagatggtggaggacAACACCAACAGAAAACCAAACATACCTGCTGGTTTTCTCTTGGGCAGGAGTGG GTACATGATTGCCAGGACCCTGAGGGATGAACATGAGGAGGCTGCAATAATCAACATTCCAGTTAACATGACGTCCGTTCCGTTCCATAAACTTAATCAGCCACCCTGGATACTGTGGTGA